One part of the Mytilus trossulus isolate FHL-02 chromosome 11, PNRI_Mtr1.1.1.hap1, whole genome shotgun sequence genome encodes these proteins:
- the LOC134689984 gene encoding uncharacterized protein LOC134689984 has protein sequence MHALFKGRFKIDKRNNIRNLLRDVYRIKERNGYSAKEEQENKKKLADSKTQDLRRMQEILQRLNANLEEKQIKKINLLLQPVPENKRRDRKGHFKLENNQRQTPRKNKGRKSEKYYLEHPKEISAGNPLENVVEAMEIETNGHYHQADGAKPLQKAKLIGDNHDDDLIVEKPGGTKRNFLLDQERIWPKGIIPYEIASNTYSMYYV, from the exons ATGCATGCTCTTTtcaaaggcagatt CAAAATCgacaaaagaaataatattcGAAATCTTCTTCGTGATGTATACAGAATAAAAGAGAGGAACGGATACAGTGCAAAAGAAGAG caAGAAAATAAGAAGAAATTAGCAGACTCGAAAACACAAGATTTACGTAGAATGCAAGAAATACTACAACGATTAAATGCCAACCTGGAAGAgaagcaaattaaaaaaataaaccttcTACTCCAACCTGTTCCAGAAAATAAACGCAGAGACAGAAAAGGTCATTTTAAGTTAGAAAATAATCAACGTCAAACACCGAGGAAGAATAAAGGTCGTAAgagtgaaaaatattatttagaacaTCCAAAG GAAATATCAGCTGGCAACCCTCTAGAGAACGTTGTTGAAGCCATGGAAATAGAAACCAACGGACATTATCACCAG GCTGATGGTGCTAAGCCTCTACAGAAAGCGAAACTCATAGGGGACAACCATGATGACGACTTAATAGTTGAAAAG CCTGGTGGAACCAAAAGGAATTTTTTATTAGACCAGGAAAGAATATGGCCAAAAGGAATCATACCCTACGAAATAGCATCAAATACGTACAGTATGTATTATGTGTAA